A window of Prolixibacter sp. SD074 contains these coding sequences:
- a CDS encoding TonB-dependent receptor: MTGAVFGQVSVTGTVTDESGTTLPGVTVVVSGTTNGTITDVNGKYALQVENTNVSLDFSFVGFQDQTISLNGRSVLNVTMKEEKKQIDEVVVVGYSAQKKATLTGAVSPVNISDIDKRKVGDLSQALQGQIAGVQVTSSTGAPGDKVNIRIRGEGTIGNNNPLYIIDGVPSRDISFLNPSDIKSMTVLKDASAAAIYGARAAGGVIVITTKDGVKGKTSLDVSYYTGIQKVAHLPHMLNADQYMNVVEQAWNNAGYTGTNPYTADKGRSDFANTNWLDALFELGHSQNAQVTATGGTNKVQYLLSANYYGQDGIVVYNNDKYQRISFRSNISANLTERLKIGTNLQLSYVTQDALSSKGDEPGIIRHAMLRPPIIPIYKDPSDPTWSAQDPFTDLPFYKNKDSFESDKYERTQNPIALAYFTDDVRSYYKTFGNLFAEYAFLGDKSLKFKSSIGIDLTFSHNKAFYQNFGDDDGSGSTLDAGLGRQNRPSSLNEERSEEITATWDNTLNYVKDIGKSSINALVGSEFITNHSSGISGSRARYDYTDKNFRYLDFGGTQYDVWNGGSAAEWALFSLFGSATYSYDSRYMVTANFRADASSRFAQNNRWGYFPSISAGWKLSNEDFMKELTWLSDLKLRASVGQLGNQEIDNYAYLTLLRKSGDSYLISRYGNPDLKWETTTQYNYGLDLGLLSNKIYFTADYFIKNTTDILLPISLPSIAGDVSPTYVNAGAVTNKGFEFALTLRNSEHQFKYNINLNMATLKNEVTKLHPNLPMIINAASKGVARTVVGQPLNSYYGYVMDGIYQNTQEIQDQLYNTSNPAQQPGDIRFKDLNGDGIINDKDRTFIGNSIPKLTYGMNLTGEYKGFDLSLLFQGVHGVDRYNDGKKIVDYDTRPFNYTTRVLDAWHGEGTSNSIPRVSFTDNGSSKTSSVFVEDASYFRLKNVELGYTFKSLIKRSNTFKNLRAYVSAQNVFTITNYTGLDPESIDLIDMGTYPQSRAFILGVDVKF; the protein is encoded by the coding sequence ATGACAGGGGCCGTTTTCGGCCAGGTCAGCGTAACCGGTACAGTTACCGATGAAAGTGGGACTACACTTCCCGGAGTAACTGTGGTGGTTTCCGGAACCACAAATGGTACCATTACTGACGTGAATGGTAAGTACGCCCTTCAGGTTGAAAATACCAATGTATCCCTCGATTTCTCGTTTGTGGGATTCCAGGATCAGACTATTTCGTTGAATGGAAGATCAGTCCTGAATGTAACCATGAAAGAGGAGAAAAAGCAAATCGACGAAGTGGTAGTTGTCGGTTATTCTGCCCAGAAAAAAGCGACCCTTACCGGTGCAGTTTCTCCTGTGAACATTTCCGATATTGATAAACGGAAAGTGGGCGACCTTTCTCAGGCCCTGCAGGGGCAAATAGCCGGTGTTCAGGTCACTTCCAGTACCGGTGCTCCCGGTGATAAGGTAAATATCCGCATCCGTGGTGAAGGAACCATCGGAAACAATAATCCGCTCTATATTATCGACGGTGTTCCGTCACGGGATATTTCCTTCCTGAACCCTTCTGATATCAAATCAATGACGGTATTGAAAGATGCGTCGGCTGCGGCAATTTATGGTGCACGTGCTGCCGGTGGTGTTATCGTGATAACGACAAAAGATGGAGTGAAAGGAAAAACCAGTCTTGATGTCAGTTATTATACCGGAATTCAAAAGGTGGCTCACCTTCCGCATATGCTGAATGCCGATCAGTACATGAATGTGGTGGAGCAAGCATGGAACAATGCCGGTTATACCGGAACAAATCCTTACACTGCCGATAAAGGCCGTAGCGATTTTGCCAACACCAACTGGCTCGATGCCCTCTTTGAACTGGGACATTCTCAAAATGCACAGGTGACAGCTACCGGAGGTACCAACAAAGTGCAATACTTGCTGTCAGCTAACTACTACGGACAGGACGGTATTGTGGTGTACAATAACGATAAGTATCAACGCATCAGCTTCCGTTCGAACATCAGCGCTAACTTGACCGAACGTTTGAAAATTGGCACGAACCTGCAACTTTCGTATGTTACACAGGATGCATTGTCTTCGAAGGGCGATGAGCCGGGAATTATTCGCCATGCCATGTTGCGTCCGCCTATCATCCCGATTTATAAAGATCCCAGTGATCCTACCTGGTCAGCACAAGATCCGTTTACCGATTTACCGTTCTACAAGAATAAAGATTCCTTTGAGAGCGATAAATACGAGAGGACACAGAACCCTATTGCGTTGGCTTATTTCACCGATGATGTAAGGAGCTACTACAAAACCTTCGGTAATTTATTTGCCGAGTATGCATTCCTGGGTGACAAATCGTTGAAATTCAAATCGAGTATCGGTATCGACCTGACTTTCTCGCACAATAAAGCATTTTATCAGAACTTCGGAGATGATGACGGAAGCGGCAGTACACTCGATGCCGGCCTGGGACGCCAGAACCGGCCAAGTTCACTCAACGAAGAGCGTAGCGAGGAAATTACGGCTACCTGGGATAATACATTGAATTATGTTAAGGATATAGGTAAGAGTTCAATCAATGCATTGGTTGGTAGTGAATTCATTACCAATCATTCTTCCGGAATTAGCGGCTCCCGGGCCCGTTACGACTATACCGACAAGAACTTCCGTTATCTCGATTTCGGAGGTACTCAGTATGACGTATGGAACGGAGGTTCTGCTGCTGAATGGGCATTGTTCTCGTTATTCGGTTCAGCGACGTATTCATATGATAGCCGTTATATGGTAACCGCTAACTTCCGTGCAGATGCTTCTTCACGCTTTGCGCAAAATAACCGTTGGGGTTACTTCCCTTCAATTTCTGCCGGATGGAAATTGTCGAATGAAGATTTCATGAAGGAATTAACCTGGTTGTCGGATTTGAAACTGAGAGCCAGTGTGGGACAGTTGGGAAACCAGGAAATTGACAATTATGCTTACCTCACTCTGTTGAGGAAAAGCGGCGACAGTTATCTGATTTCCCGTTACGGAAACCCGGACTTGAAATGGGAAACTACTACGCAGTATAACTACGGTTTGGATTTGGGACTTCTGTCCAACAAAATCTATTTCACTGCCGACTATTTCATCAAGAATACAACCGACATTCTGTTGCCGATTTCATTGCCGTCAATTGCTGGTGATGTTTCTCCAACTTATGTGAATGCAGGAGCCGTTACCAACAAAGGTTTTGAGTTTGCTTTGACACTTCGCAACAGCGAACACCAGTTCAAATACAACATCAACCTGAACATGGCGACCCTCAAAAATGAGGTGACGAAACTGCACCCGAACCTGCCGATGATTATTAATGCGGCCAGTAAAGGAGTAGCGCGTACCGTTGTTGGTCAGCCGCTGAATTCCTATTACGGTTACGTGATGGACGGTATTTATCAGAATACTCAGGAAATTCAGGATCAACTGTACAATACTTCCAATCCTGCACAACAGCCTGGTGATATCCGGTTCAAGGATTTGAATGGTGATGGTATTATCAACGATAAAGACCGGACGTTCATCGGAAATTCTATTCCGAAACTGACTTACGGAATGAACCTGACTGGTGAATACAAAGGCTTTGATCTATCACTGTTGTTCCAGGGGGTTCATGGTGTAGACCGCTACAACGACGGAAAGAAGATTGTGGATTACGATACACGTCCGTTCAACTATACCACGCGCGTGCTGGACGCATGGCATGGCGAAGGAACCAGTAACTCCATCCCACGTGTAAGTTTCACCGACAACGGTAGTAGCAAAACTTCGAGCGTATTTGTTGAGGATGCCTCTTACTTCCGGCTGAAAAACGTGGAACTGGGTTATACATTCAAGTCGCTGATAAAGCGTTCGAATACGTTCAAGAACCTGCGTGCTTACGTCTCTGCGCAGAATGTATTCACCATTACCAATTATACCGGTCTCGATCCTGAATCGATCGATTTGATTGATATGGGAACTTACCCGCAATCAAGAGCTTTCATTCTTGGTGTTGATGTGAAATTTTAA